In Neomonachus schauinslandi chromosome 6, ASM220157v2, whole genome shotgun sequence, a genomic segment contains:
- the FMOD gene encoding fibromodulin, whose amino-acid sequence MQWASLLLLAGLCSLSRAQYDEDPHWWFHYLRSQQSTYYDPYDPYPYEPYEPYPYGVEEGPAYAYGSPPPPEPRDCPQECDCPPNFPTAMYCDNRNLKYLPFVPSRMKYVYFQNNQISSIQEGVFDNATGLLWIALHGNQITSDKVGRKIFSKLRHLERLYLDHNNLTRMPGPLPRSLRELHLDHNQISRVPNNALEGLENLTALYLQHNEIQEVGSAMRGLRSLILLDLSYNHLRKVPDGLPVALEQLYLEHNNVYSVPDSYFRGSPKLLYVRLSHNSLTNNGLASNTFNSSSLLELDLSYNQLQKIPPVNTNLENLYLQGNRINEFSISSFCTVVDVMNFSKLQVLRLDGNEIKRSAMPVDAPLCLRLASLIEI is encoded by the exons ATGCAGTGggcctccctcctgctgctggccgggctctgctccctctcccgGGCCCAGTACGACGAAGATCCCCACTGGTGGTTCCACTACCTCCGCAGCCAGCAGTCCACCTACTACGATCCCTATGACCCCTACCCGTATGAGCCCTACGAGCCCTACCCCTATGGGGTGGAGGAGGGCCCAGCCTATGCCTACGGCTCTCCGCCCCCTCCAGAGCCCCGTGACTGCCCTCAGGAGTGCGACTGCCCACCCAACTTCCCCACGGCCATGTACTGTGACAACCGCAACCTCAAGTATCTGCCCTTCGTCCCTTCCCGCATGAAGTACGTCTACTTCCAGAACAACCAGATCTCGTCCATCCAGGAAGGTGTCTTCGACAATGCCACCGGGCTGCTCTGGATTGCTCTCCATGGCAACCAGATCACTAGCGATAAGGTGGGCAGGAAGATCTTCTCCAAGCTGAGGCACCTGGAGAGGCTATACCTGGACCACAACAACCTGACCCGCATGCCCGGCCCGCTGCCTCGATCCCTGAGGGAGCTCCATCTCGACCACAACCAGATCTCGAGGGTCCCCAACAACGCTCTGGAGGGGCTGGAGAACCTCACAGCCTTGTACCTCCAGCACAACGAGATCCAGGAAGTGGGCAGTGCGATGAGGGGCCTCCGGTCACTGATCTTGCTGGACCTGAGTTACAACCACCTGCGGAAGGTGCCTGATGGACTGCCCGTAGCCCTCGAGCAGCTGTACCTGGAGCACAACAATGTCTACTCCGTCCCCGATAGCTACTTCCGGGGGTCGCCCAAGCTGCTGTACGTGCGGCTGTCCCACAACAGTCTCACCAACAATGGCTTGGCCTCCAACACCTTCAACTCCAGCAGCCTCCTTGAGCTTGACCTCTCCTACAACCAGCTGCAGAAGATCCCCCCAGTCAACACCAACCTGGAGAATCTCTACCTCCAAGGCAATAGGATCAATG AGTTCTCCATCAGCAGCTTCTGCACCGTGGTGGACGTCATGAACTTCTCCAAGCTGCAGGTGCTTCGCCTGGACGGGAACGAGATTAAGCGCAGCGCAATGCCGGTCGACGCGCCCCTCTGCCTGCGCCTCGCCAGCCTCATCGAGATCTGA